From the genome of Magnolia sinica isolate HGM2019 chromosome 12, MsV1, whole genome shotgun sequence:
TTGTAGTCCGCAGACTACTGGAGCAAATCCCCAGTCGCACTGGTTGTGTTATGCTTATGAATGATCGGAGCCGTTAAAAAAGTAGGTCTCATCATGATCATACGATCGGAAATGTATGAGTCTGCAGAAATGAGGCTAGTGATTGATTCTTTGAATAGTCAAAGATCTACAGTCAAGTCAATTTTCAAGGATAAagagaacctttttttttttttttttttgtggtgggccctaccgaCTGAAGTGGGTCTTAGAATGATCATGTAGAACGGCTGGTAGACTACCATTTCACCGTAGGAGTAGGAGAATTGCATGCCTTTTATGAGATGTATATCTTTATCATGATCCGAACCAACTAGTCCGTGGGATCCTCCGTCCATCAGCTGATGACCAGAACTTGGTTTGATTAAAGCATCTGATTAATGTGATCCGTTAAATTCTGGCTTTTAGTGTTCTTTGATGTGCCATCAATTGAAGTGGTTGGGTAATCCAAAGACTATGAATCCGGGGGCATGGCTCATTAGTAATGGAAATTAcaaatgaacggcttagatctgGTCTGGGTTTGGTACATATGCATCAATGATTTGGGAGGCACTAAAATCCATTCTTGGTAATCATGATTTTGACTAAACCATGGCTTTAAAAAAGATTGACTTCGAGGAAGGGAAGAATttttgggtttttattttttggtcagtaaactctatggggactactgagatgtgtgtgtgtgtgtcttatccacaccgtccattcgtttttccatatcattttaacatactggtccaaaattgaagcttatccaacTCTCAGATATACCACACCGTAGgtaatagtgggaattgaacacattCAGTTGAAAACTTCATtcgggtcatggaagttttggatcatgctgatatttgtgtttgtccttcatccatgtctgcatgaCATTTTTAATAgattagatgagaaataaacatcaccataggccctaggaagttttcaaccgtagaaaTCACTATGTCACCGTTTTCTGTGTTGTGgtatacttgagctttggatatgcttcattttgggttcatggccaaaaatgatctggaaaatgaaCGGACGGTGTCGATCatgatgcatacatcatggtctgTCCCACAGAGTCCAGTTGCCATgtggtgagttactcactacatgATCCGCGGACTACTTGAactaacttaaaaataaaaaataaataaaaattcttcaACGGTGGAAAGTAACCAAACCCACTCTTCCTTTTTCAGAAGAAAAACACGTTTTCGTCGGGTATTGTAAGGCAGGCAGGATGCATGATTTACATACGCGGCTTTGGCACGTGGATTCCTGTTTGAGGAGCCCACCTTGAATAATCTTactttcatccacgccgtccatccattttgaaacctcattttagtgtgtgatcccaaaaatgaagcatatccaaatcacaTGTGATATATACCAGAGGAAACAATCGTTATTAAATAGTAAGCTTGGATTGCGTTAAATGCTAATCTTCTTgcgttgcattaaatgcaagagtcatctgtggtgtagtccacttgtgcGTTGGATCTTCCCCAGTTTTGAagtcatgacttaaaatgataggaGAAAAgaactggacggcatggataaaaagatacatcacggtgggacccacttttaagGTACGTGGATAAAATTAGACAGGGCCAATGCCCCGGTAAATCGCAGCATATGAAGCTGTGGGGATAATGAAAACCTTCCaaggcccaccttcatgtttatttgccatccaacggttAATAAGGTAATATATAGAACTAgataagggaaagcacaaatatcagattgatccaaaacttatgctgcttaaagaagtttttaacagtgggagttaaatccctactttgtggcccacttgagccttagatatgcctcatttttaaatttattccataaactgatctggaaaaatggatggacggtgtagataaaacatatacatcacagtggaccccacagagcccgtCAGGCGgggcagtacgcaatctgcttccgtccATGTGTTAGGGAACGGAATTCTGTACTACAGCACCTGTTGTACAGAGCGGGTaaaacgggaacggattggctactccccctgccaccagcgccgtggctggtggtcggtgcactgtgggccccaccatgatgtatgtgtttcatccattccgttcttacatttttaaagatcattttagtgtttggtccgaaaaatgagagagatataagtctcatgtggaccacaccgcatgaaaacaatagttattggatattcaccattaaaatcctcgtaaggcccaatgtactgtttatttgacatccaatatgttgattaggtcatacaggcccagatgaagggaaaaaacaaaaataggcttgatccaaaacttttatggcccctaaaatgtttttaatggtcgatactcattcaaaactgtttcctgtaatgcggtccacttgagattgatatatacctcatctttggtctcataatttaaaattatctttaaaaataagtggacagcatggatgaaacaaatacatcatggtggggcccatagatcaccgaccaccagccattggctggtgtcagggggagtagccaatccgtttccgggtaAAACACCCTAAttgtgtgggatccaccatgttgtttttggaagcggattgcgtactgaataactcagtacccttacgtactgagtaaactctgtggggtccaccattatttatttagtttatccactccgttcatccgtgtTAACAGATAAGTTTAGGTCTTGAGCACAGAAAGAAAgcatatataaagctcaagtggacccaccacagtaaatagtgtgattgaacatctaccattgaaaaattcttggaggctatagaagttttggatcaagctgatgtttgtgttttctcttcaacaTTAATgtaggccctgggaaggtttcaacagtggaaatcattattccaaactgtttcctgtggcatggtccacttgagctttggatttactgcaattttggaatcaacccttaaaattagcaggaaaaatgaatggacagtatggaatagaccacatacattcacattgGGCCCAAttgggtttactcagtacgataaaactcagcaggcaatccgatttcgttgTTTTTGTGACAGCCAATCCCTCAGTCGGGTGAGCCTTCTCATCTCCACAGTACAAACCACAAATCACCAAATAAAAACTCAGGTGTACCAAACCATGGGATAAATGTAAAGTCAAGCTTAAAACTACTACATTCAAGCtccgtggcccacctaaattccgAACCATATAGATATCTGGAATGTATATTTCCTGCTGAGgggcacctgatgaacgggttggatggaatgtgccaacatgatgggacccacaaacaaacctatggttggtatcCTCTTCCCATTGTTGTCTATGGTGCAGCTATCGGGACCTGATATCGACTGTGCACCCAATGGAGTGAATGTCACACGCACAACACCATGGCCACATGGAGATAGGCGAAACATTGAGGCTCTGTTGGCCCCAGCATGTTCTAggtgtaaatccactccgtccatcaggtgggaaaCATTATTTGAAGGATACATGATGAAAAGATCAACCTAATAAAATCtcttatgggccacaccaatagatcaatgtaaaattgcttacaaaacctctaaattcattcAGCGTGGCCTGGAGAGTTTTCGATCAGGACTCATTTTCGtatcttcacttcatcctggtaAGTGACAACTGATTaaagggtttgatgaaagatacatatcatggtgaccccacaaacaaacctatggttggcatcctatTCTCGTTTTTCtcctcggtgtggcccacctgacttgtgCATCTGAGTAATTTAGATCCCTCAGCGTCTAGAATaaaggatagaacctgatggacgaagtggatttttataaatttacccatgaatttggaccattcaccGCTTTACTTGTAGCCAACTATTTGACAGCCATCAAtataatggttaggattgcttggtcAGCGTGATCTTGGAGGTATGCTGGATCCACAGTGTTGGCCCACAATTTGAAAGACCGTGGATGGGCCATTCATtcatggtgagtcccatcatatcaacgcCTCGGATCATTCAATGAAGCAAGGGTCCCACTTGCACAAACCCAAGTAACCCAAAAGAACAGAATGGctagaaaaatgaaataaaataaaaattcatatgaTAAACAAGAAGAGAGTGATAATCTACTAcattacatattacattgcataatGATGGTTATGATGGGGTTTTGCTAGACTGCCCCTTTATTTacataaattattaaattttCACCCTCACCAATCTTCACTGACCTTCATTGGTGAACATGTTCactgatctaagccatccattaaaATGACCACATCTAAGATAAACCATTTCCAGTTCCTCGAAAATCAGAACAGCCACCTCTTGTTAGCTAGCAATACCCATTAAATTGGATGGCCTAACCATCTTATTGATGGATACTTTTCATTCCGTTCAGACAGTCCAATCAATCTAGGATTTTTCCAATAGGCTATCCAAGATGTGGTCATCCTAATGTACGGCCTAGATGATTGATATGTTCACCAATTAGTGAGAGTGAAGTCTTTTGAGAGTGCTATCTCACTTCATCAACGAACCCTTAAACTCGCTGAGTGGCATGACTCGGTCGGGACTTGACACAACCTATCAAGTCAGCTAAAAAACTCAGCAAACTTGTTTCAACTTGACTCGATTGAGTCACTCGCCCAGCCAGCCACTCTTTTGTTTCAAAAGTAAAATGGCAGAATACTTGAATCAAACAGGCGACCTTGCTTATCTAGGCAAGAAGGTGCTGCAAGCGTACTACACCACAAGGTTGCATGTTATTTTGGTGATTTTAACTACTTCAGCTTTACCACTTTACATGTATAAAATACTAGAaatttaattataaaaatattgAATCATCAGCCGAGTCTTGGAGTTGACCCAACCCAGGTAGAGATTGAGttgagtttttgagtttttgaactatgtaaAGCACAACCAAGTATTTTATTGCTATTTTAATTGCTTTAGGTTCTAACCATTTTAATGCACTAAATACTAGAAATCTAATTATGAAAGCATCAAATTATGTTGATTAAAGACTTGGTTGAGTCTCCGAGTTGATCAATGAGACGgctttttgagtttttgaactatggaaatCACAACCAATTATTGTATTGCTATTTTATTTACTTTAGGTTCTAACCATTTTAAATGCGTTAAATGCTAGaaatttaattatgaaaatatcAAACCAAGTTGATTAAGGGCTCAGTTGGGTCTTTGAGTTGACCCAACCCACTTACCGTTAGAGTCGACTTTGAGTTTTTTAAACTATGGAAATCACAAACAATTATTTGATATCTGTTTTAATTATTTTGGGTTATAaccatgttaaatgcactaaatactagaaattgatggatggaatggatgttgCATGCCgaaaatggtggggcccagacAGCTACTGGCTGATTTGAAGAGTCGTTGTCAAGGATTTCAGCTTAAGAGACTGGGTTGCTTCTTTCCATATGGGATGAATTCCATGCCCTTCTTTTCATTTCTGTTTTCACTTGGGATGGGATGGAAAGAAGGGGTGCTGTTTgggtggatctccaccattgggcccactgtgatgtatctgccttacatctacaccatccatccattttgaaagcccattttaaggcatgattctaaaaatgaagtagatccaaatcttaggtggaccatactacatgaaacagtagtgactgaatccccaccactgaaaacttcATGTGAGCTACCAGAATGCTTATTTGCCCCTgtagataaggtcacaaaaacctaaaagaccacacaaatataagcttgccCAATGTAAATTTTTATGGGCGGGTTACCACTTTCTCCCATATTATGGTCtgcctgagatttgcatctgcttcatttttttgaaaaatttcctaAATTGCGTTTTCAAAGGCGTGGATGtttttcttccatccatatctatgtgatcttataaacaagttagatgacaaataaacattactgtgggcctaggaaggtttcaatagtaaaaatcattattactgcttcctatggtgtgatccacttgagttttggatacgcttcaattttaggttcaaaCCCCaagatgagctggaaaaatggatggacggtttatatAGCCAGGTCCCAGGAAGGCTTTCAGGGTAGGTGTTTATATAGCCATTCACacccctgtggtgtggtccatttgaattttGGAACGGCCTTTTCTTTTGGTTCCCATTCTAACATGAACAGGCTCAAATGATGGATAGATTAAATGTCCCTTGTCCGTTCCGGAAGGCTATCCGTTCTAATCAAGGCATTGGGACCGTTTcacaaaaaaaattgaattaagAAAGAGAGACAGAACAGGAAAAACAGACCCAtaaaatgggacgcggatttcctgcgaaaggctttcgcaggaagttcctgcgctgggaacttaggtggggcccactgtgatgtttttgagaaatcctccccgtccatccgtttcttgaGTTCATTTGAGGACATGTTGTCAAAattgaaccgtatccaaagcttgagtgatccgtagtaaaggaaaatgtggttagggaaattcctaccattgaaaccttcctgggttcaacagtgatattcagatgccatccataccgttaataacgtcattcctattgggatgaactgaaagcaaaaatattagcatgaatcaaaatttatgtggccccacaaatatttcaactgtggacatttaattatcacttttttggctaacttgacctttggatacggttcatttttggtaatttgtcctaaaatgaactaacaaaacggatggacggataggatttctcacaaacatcacagtgagccccacctaatttcccagtgcaggaacttcctgcgaaaggctttcgcaggaaatccgcgtcccataaaATGGGACCGGAGTCTTTCGTGTGCAGCAATCAAAACCGGGAAAAGTGGATAGGGAAATGCCCGTTGAAACTTTCTGTATCCACTGTgaggtttatatgccatccataccgtttataacgtcattcctagTGAGATGAATTTGAAACACGAATACAATAGCCTggcccaaaacttatgtgaccctacAAATTCTTCAATAATGGATGTCCAATCCTCATCGTTTTCTCTCATGCAGTGGGCTGTAGTtttggatcggcttcatttttgggcccacgccatAATATGCAAAAACTTATAGATATCATAGATATatcacacacatcatagtgggccccacataactatGGATATGGTAGATATCCATAGCCATCGTCAGGAACTCCCCGTCCAATGTTTGTCCTGAATATCACTGGACCGCCATGCAGCGTGTGGTGAGTCGTgacagagacagagacagagacagaAGCAACTCCGTGTTTGGAGTCTTTTGAACGTATTAAGTCAAAAGAAAagtggaaaaggaaaagaaaagtaaaaaagaaaaagaaaaagaaaaaaaaaaagtaccccAGAAATCAACCGACCATTTGTTATTTAGTAGCCTGGTCAAGTCATGAACGGACGAGAAGTGGGCCCTTCTCCGTAGCTATTGAGGGGAATCCACTCCCTATTTCTCTCCAATGTACATTCCATGGTTGTTGGGATCTGCTGCTAACTTCTCCAACGAAACAGATCATCTTGCTTTGGTCCACTTCAAACATCTGATGACTGACGATCCTCTCCATTCCTTGAGCTCCTGGAACCGTTCTCTCCACTTCTGCCACTGGCAAGGAGTGACTTGTGGTGGTCGCCGGCATCCTCAAAGGGTCACGGCCTTGAACCTCTCTGGCcaaaacttggtgggccccatatctcccTCCATAGCAAACCTCACCTTCCTCAGGATCATCAATTTCGCAAACAACAGCTTCTACGGTGCGGTTCCTGAAGAGATTGGCCATTTGTTCCGCTTGCAGGGAGCATTCCAGCTGAGCTAGGTTCTCTATCCAAGCTCACCAAATTGGACCTTGGTCGCACCAGTCTTACAGGAAGCATTTCAccttcacttggaaacctttcgtCTCTCACTTACCTTTATCTTTCGATTAACAATCTCGAGGGCAGCATCCCAAGTGAGCTCAGCCAGCTGGTAAGCTTAGAGAAACTTGCAATTTATTCTAATAACCAGTCAGGTAGGATTCCTCCCTCGCTATACAATCTTTCATCCATTACCATTTTGGACGTGGGAtataacagattgaatggaaatctTCCATCCAACTTAGGCATCGCTCTCCCTAATCTCCAACGACTCTATGTTGGAGGAAACCAATTCACAGGACCCATACCAGTTTCATTACCCAACACTTCGGGACTTGTACTTCTTGCAGTGCCTATGAATCTTGGAAGCCTCAAGGGTCTCACTTAGGTATTTTTCAGCTACAATCGACTTGGAACTGGGAAAGCTCATGACTTGAGTTTTCTTGTTTCTTTAACCAATTGTAGTAGCTTACAAATACTGGACATAGGCGTTAACTGTCTTAGCGGTGCGTTGCCTGACTCCATAGCTAATCTTTCTACCCAAATGACTTCGCTATCACTTGCAGGTAACAGGATATTCGGAAGCATCCCATTTGGGATTCAAAACCTTTTCAGCTTAACAGAGTTGTCTATGCAATATAACTTTTTAACGGGTGCGATTCCCATTGGTGTTGGGAAGCTTAACAAAATGGAGGTACTTGCCTTCCGTACAAATGAATTATCTGGAAATATTCCATCTTCCTTGCAAAACATGTCCCGGTTGTATAAACTTTCTTTACACCAAAACAGTCTAACAGGGAGCGTACCTTCAAGTCTTGGAAATTGTACAAACATGCAGTTCTTGTACCTCTTTGATAATAATCTTAGTGGTAGCTTACCCAAACAACTTTTCAGCTTTCCCTCTTTAATTGAAATCTTAGTTGGAAACAACTCGTTTAGCGGTGATCTGCCATTGGAAGCCGGATACCTGAAAGCTCTCCAGAATTTGAATGTTTCGAATAACAAATTGTCAGGTGAAATTCCAAGCACACTAGGTAACTGTCTAAGCCTAGAGTATCTTGGGTTGGATGGGAACTTCTTTCAAGGTTCAATTCCTTCTACATTTAGTACTCTAAGAGGCCTTCGATCCCTGGATCTTTCAGGCAACAACTTGTCTGGAAAGATTCCGAAATACCTGGAGAACCTTTCTGCTTTGGAATAcctaaatctatctttcaatgatTTCGATGGTGAATTACCAAAACAAGGGGTCTTTAGAAATGCCAGCGAAGTTTCGGTACTCGGAAATAGTAAGCTTTGTGGGGGTATTGAAGAATTGAAATTGCCAGCGTGCTCTAGCCAAGCTTCCAAGAAATTGGGGATGTCTCTTGCTTCAAAAGTAAAATTCTCAATAATTGGTGTTGTCCTGTGCCTTATTTCATTATCATGTTTCGTTACCACTCTGTATTGGGTAAGAAAGTCGAGAAAGAAACCTTCTGTTCCACCGTCCGTGGAGGATCCTTTcatgatcatatcatatgcagaCCTCTTTAAAGCGACAGATGGCTTCTCTTCTGCAAATTTGATTGGCAGTGGAAGCTTTGGTTCTGTATATAAAGGAACACAAGATGAAGATGGAACTGTTTTCACAGTGAAAGTCCTCAACCTTCAACAGCAAGGAGCTCTGACGAGCTTCATGGCCGAATGTGAAGCTTTGAGAAATGTTAGGCATCAGAATCTTATTAAAATCTTAACATGTTGCTCAAGCATTGATTATAAATTAAGGCAACGAGTTCAAGGCTTTAGTTTTTGAGTACATGAACAATGTAAGTCTAGACAGGTGGTTACCCAAAGATGGGTATGACCATCAAAGGGGGAATTTAACCTTTATTCAAAGGTTAAATATAGCACTTGATGTGGCTTCTGCACTGGATTATCTACATCACCATTGCCAAACACCAATCGTGCATCACGACTTAAAACCGAGTAacattcttcttgatgatgacatgattgccCATGTGGGTGACTTCGGGTTAGCGAGGTTTTTATCTAAGGTTGCTCAAAACATATCGCTTGGGGTGAAGGGATCTATTGGGTACATCGCTCCAGGTAAGATtcatatattttctttaattttattcttttaagtGTATCTGTGCAATACTTGTGCCCCACTCCTAAGGAAAGCTTCCGTGGGCGTAGGCTATATAGGGCCCAAGGTGATgtctttgagaaatccaatctatccatcaattTTGCAACCTAATAATTATttagatccaagattcaagtgggccacaaggcaGGAATCATTGAGTGTTAAAGGCTCAACATTGAAACTTTCATTGGGCCAAGTTTCGCATTACGCTAATATTTATGATTTCAGTTCATGCCAGTGGGAATAAgtaccagatgaacggtttggatgacatataaacatcatggtgggctccaggaAGGCGACATTCGGCATTTCCATTCTCATTGTTCGGTattatgtggcctacttgaattttggatctgaaTATTTATTAAGTTGATGTACTATTATGAGCTtttgaaattgatggacggatgCATTAGATTTCTCATgttgacccacataacttgggccCACAAGAACTTCCATGTGTAGCTGAATACTTAGCAAACTCGTAAAGTTTCAATTAGCATAAATATCAATGAACGTACTCAATATATATCCGAAGGAGAAATTTTCATATACCACCATTGGATCAGGCCGAACTTTCACATTTGGTGCTTTCTTTCTCTGTTGAAGTTAGAAATTCCCAACTTTAGGATAAACAGAAATGATAATTACTTGTTTAAATGGAATATTTGCTTACATTTAAATATGAGATGTACAAATTACAGAGTATGCAATGGACGGTAAagcatctacacaaggagatgttTACAGCTATGGAATCCTTCCCTGGGAGATGATAACTGGAAAGGGaccaactgatgacatgtttaaagacaatctaagccttcatcattttgTCAAGTTGGCGTTCAGCGAGTAATGGAGATTGTAGATCCATATCTCTTTGAAGAAGCGGAAGTTACTCAAGGCAGTGGAAATCATATCAATGCAAGGAATAGAATGCGTGATTGCTTGATTTCGATGGCCAGAATTGGTGTGTTGTGTTCTTTGGAATCTCCAAGAGAACGAATGGAGATGAAAAATGTTGTCATGGAAATGCATACAATCAAGGACTTATATCTGAGGTCAAAATTCACAGAGATACAAGTTAGATCACCACTGTGGGGTGAAGGTACGTCTTACCTCAGTCATTACTGAGATATTACTGCAAGTTTGTTAAGAAAGATTTCGAAATACAATAAGTTTGTTGAACAAGCTTTAGATATATATAATCTTGGCTTATGAGTGAGCTTGTACTGATGCTTTATATGTGGGAAGAtttgtttcttttcctttattttgtcCCGTCTTAAGCAAAGGAAGATTGTATGATGAATGTAATAGGATACAGATGTTATCTACTTATAATAAGAAAACTATTGGGTTTCTAATTAGGTGTTTAATCTCTAAACATTTTATAAACCCTTTTCAAAATGCTATTATAATCTAGCAAAGTCCCATTATGGATTATGATCTTTTGCATGATGAATGTGAATAATTTCTTTTTGCAAATGTCCATTGATATACCACCGACAAAAGTgttaaaatcatccaaacattgtaatGTCCTGCCGAACGATCTAAATGCATGTCCAGATAGACTAGGTGAAAGCTGGCAAATGCAAATGCAGCGATGTTCATGTGAAGATTTCGTTGTGAGAATCGCATGTGTGTTGTTCTGGTCCTAATTCAGGCTGTCAGCTCAGTAAAATAAGGATTTTTCTCATCTCTATGTTATGTGATGTGTAATTT
Proteins encoded in this window:
- the LOC131221726 gene encoding probable LRR receptor-like serine/threonine-protein kinase At3g47570 gives rise to the protein MTSLSLAGNRIFGSIPFGIQNLFSLTELSMQYNFLTGAIPIGVGKLNKMEVLAFRTNELSGNIPSSLQNMSRLYKLSLHQNSLTGSVPSSLGNCTNMQFLYLFDNNLSGSLPKQLFSFPSLIEILVGNNSFSGDLPLEAGYLKALQNLNVSNNKLSGEIPSTLGNCLSLEYLGLDGNFFQGSIPSTFSTLRGLRSLDLSGNNLSGKIPKYLENLSALEYLNLSFNDFDGELPKQGVFRNASEVSVLGNSKLCGGIEELKLPACSSQASKKLGMSLASKVKFSIIGVVLCLISLSCFVTTLYWVRKSRKKPSVPPSVEDPFMIISYADLFKATDGFSSANLIGSGSFGSVYKGTQDEDGTVFTVKVLNLQQQGALTSFMAECEALRNVRHQNLIKILTCCSSIDYKLRQRVQGFSF
- the LOC131221727 gene encoding probable LRR receptor-like serine/threonine-protein kinase At3g47570 yields the protein MNNVSLDRWLPKDGYDHQRGNLTFIQRLNIALDVASALDYLHHHCQTPIVHHDLKPSNILLDDDMIAHVGDFGLARFLSKVAQNISLGVKGSIGYIAPEYAMDGKASTQGDVYSYGILPWEMITGKGPTDDMFKDNLSLHHFVKLAFSE